A window from Variovorax sp. PBL-E5 encodes these proteins:
- a CDS encoding biotin-dependent carboxyltransferase family protein — MIEILSATALATVQDLGRNGSLRWGVGSSGAMDKLALAAGNLMLGNDANAAGIEVPVFPFKLRFDEDCAFALTGADCAARLDDEALLPWWAHRARAGQVLTLGLPQGGARRASRAMVCVAGGIDVPEVLGSRSTQLRGAFGGHEGRALRRGDVLRAARGGADCVAGFGLVPPALALPLDVDGVPAVRVLPAAEYLRFEEASRAAFWSKEWKITAQSDRYGYRLEGEALRPVAPMEMRSHGIVPGVIQVPHSGQPIIQMRDAQPSGGYPKFGTVIEADLWRLGQAPIGSRIRFVETNWDEAVAALEQAEAWLRKVSRMVGLHRGSPAVAS; from the coding sequence ATGATCGAGATCCTTTCCGCCACCGCGCTCGCCACCGTGCAGGACCTGGGCCGCAACGGCAGCCTGCGCTGGGGCGTCGGCAGCTCCGGCGCCATGGACAAGCTTGCGCTCGCGGCCGGCAACCTGATGCTCGGCAACGACGCGAACGCGGCCGGCATCGAGGTGCCGGTGTTTCCATTCAAGCTGCGCTTCGATGAAGACTGTGCCTTTGCACTGACCGGCGCCGACTGCGCCGCGCGGCTCGACGACGAGGCCTTGCTGCCCTGGTGGGCGCATCGCGCACGGGCCGGGCAGGTGCTCACGCTCGGCCTGCCGCAGGGCGGCGCGCGGCGCGCCAGCCGCGCCATGGTGTGCGTGGCCGGCGGCATCGACGTGCCCGAGGTGCTCGGCTCGCGCAGCACGCAATTGCGCGGCGCCTTCGGCGGCCACGAAGGCCGCGCGCTGCGCCGCGGCGACGTGCTGCGCGCTGCGCGCGGCGGTGCGGACTGCGTCGCGGGCTTCGGGCTGGTTCCGCCGGCACTGGCGCTGCCGCTCGATGTCGACGGCGTGCCCGCGGTGCGCGTGCTGCCGGCGGCCGAGTACCTGCGCTTCGAGGAAGCCTCGCGCGCCGCGTTCTGGTCGAAGGAATGGAAGATCACCGCGCAGAGCGACCGCTACGGCTATCGCCTCGAAGGCGAGGCGCTGCGGCCGGTGGCGCCGATGGAGATGCGCTCGCACGGCATCGTGCCGGGCGTGATCCAGGTGCCGCACAGCGGGCAGCCGATCATCCAGATGCGCGACGCGCAGCCCTCGGGCGGCTATCCGAAGTTCGGCACGGTGATCGAGGCCGATCTGTGGCGCCTCGGCCAGGCGCCGATCGGCAGCCGGATCCGTTTCGTCGAGACGAACTGGGACGAGGCCGTCGCCGCGCTGGAGCAAGCCGAGGCCTGGTTGCGCAAGGTCAGCCGGATGGTCGGCCTGCATCGCGGATCGCCGGCGGTCGCATCATGA
- the pxpB gene encoding 5-oxoprolinase subunit PxpB encodes MNAPHAATSLLGTSAMLFEAPGELTLNSQQRIWALAHEAEGWPEVREAVPGMNNLMLSFVRPPRDVAALEARLIAAWDAVHALPREGRVVELPVVYGGEGGPHMADVVAHTGLRVDEIVELHSAPLYPVYALGSHPGYCYLGGMDARIATPRRQVPVLSIPGGAVSIGGAQTGVSASAGPSGWNTIGSTSMCFFDPAQDPPAMLQPGDMIRFRVQKVLR; translated from the coding sequence GTGAACGCGCCGCACGCCGCTACCAGCCTGCTCGGCACCAGCGCGATGCTGTTCGAGGCGCCGGGCGAACTCACATTGAATTCGCAGCAGCGCATCTGGGCGCTGGCCCACGAGGCCGAGGGCTGGCCCGAGGTGCGCGAGGCGGTGCCCGGCATGAACAACCTGATGCTCAGCTTCGTGCGGCCGCCGCGCGACGTGGCGGCACTCGAGGCGCGACTGATCGCGGCATGGGACGCGGTGCACGCGCTGCCGCGCGAAGGCCGCGTGGTCGAGTTGCCGGTCGTCTATGGCGGCGAGGGCGGCCCGCACATGGCGGACGTGGTCGCGCACACGGGCCTTCGCGTGGACGAGATCGTCGAGCTGCACAGCGCGCCGCTGTACCCGGTGTATGCGCTCGGCAGCCACCCCGGCTACTGCTACCTCGGCGGCATGGACGCACGCATCGCCACGCCGCGGCGCCAGGTGCCGGTGCTGAGTATCCCGGGCGGCGCGGTGTCGATCGGCGGCGCGCAGACCGGCGTGTCGGCCTCGGCCGGGCCGAGCGGCTGGAACACCATCGGCAGCACCTCGATGTGCTTCTTCGACCCCGCGCAGGACCCGCCCGCGATGCTGCAGCCCGGCGACATGATCCGCTTTCGCGTGCAGAAGGTGCTTCGATGA